The following coding sequences lie in one Trypanosoma brucei gambiense DAL972 chromosome 7, complete sequence genomic window:
- a CDS encoding adenosine 5'-monophosphoramidase, putative codes for MPNCIFCKIVEGAIPCHKVVETAKVLAFMDINPLSRGHLLVIPKAHAEFLHEVEPDTAAELGSTMAKVARAVAGDGEVKTQYNVLQNNGSLAHQEVPHVHFHIIPRRSTQEGLSMNWKTLPTDHTAFAEDATKYREALEKL; via the coding sequence ATGCCCAACTGCATTTTCTGTAAGATTGTGGAGGGAGCGATTCCATGCCATAAAGTTGTGGAAACGGCCAAAGTTCTTGCCTTCATGGATATCAACCCCCTCTCGCGTGGACATCTGCTTGTTATACCGAAGGCTCATGCGGAGTTTCTGCACGAAGTGGAGCCGGATACGGCAGCTGAACTCGGCAGTACGATGGCAAAAGTTGCCCGTGCAGTCGCTGGAGACGGTGAAGTAAAAACACAATACAATGTGTTACAAAACAATGGCAGCTTGGCGCATCAGGAGGTGCCACATGTACACTTTCATATCATACCGCGCCGCTCTACTCAAGAGGGCTTAAGTATGAATTGGAAGACATTACCTACTGACCATACCGCCTTTGCTGAGGATGCGACAAAATATCGTGAGGCTCTCGAGAAGTTGTGA
- a CDS encoding 60S ribosomal protein, putative, which yields MRRVLCGVSVRCGALSSRFCSGGKADKPKLEELAATYSQLTLKELSDLQRLVFKKLGHSDDFYEKALLRGLGGGGGGGAAVAFPVAAAAGAAPSGASATEAEPPKTEKKKVEKTSFDVKLEKYAPDIKVKLIKELRSVTNLSIADAKNAIEKCPGLVQTNMRKEDAEKLKGLFEKLGATVQLL from the coding sequence ATGCGGCGGGTACTGTGTGGTGTTTCTGTGCGCTGTGGCGCGCTTTCATCTCGATTCTGTAGTGGTGGCAAGGCTGATAAGCCGAAACTGGAAGAGTTGGCTGCAACATACTCACAACTCACCCTCAAGGAATTGTCGGACCTGCAGCGACTTGTTTTCAAGAAACTTGGCCATAGCGACGACTTCTATGAAAAGGCATTACTTCGTGGACTTGGGGGTGGAGGCGGTGGTGGCGCTGCAGTGGCATTCCCggttgctgcagcagcgggaGCGGCCCCCAGTGGGGCGTCTGCTACTGAGGCTGAACCACCAAAGactgaaaagaagaaagtcgAAAAAACCTCTTTTGACGTCAAACTTGAGAAGTATGCTCCCGATATTAAGGTAAAGTTGATAAAGGAACTTCGGTCGGTAACAAACCTTTCCATTGCTGATGCAAAGAACGCAATCGAGAAGTGTCCGGGATTAGTACAGACGAATAtgcgcaaagaggatgccGAGAAACTGAAGGGGCTGTTTGAAAAACTTGGCGCCACCGTCCAGCTGTTGTAG